One Streptomyces coeruleorubidus DNA segment encodes these proteins:
- a CDS encoding DUF948 domain-containing protein: MHTVSGGEVAGILVAVFWAILVSFLAVALARLAQTLKATTKLVADVTDQAVPLLADASAAVRSAQTQIDRVDSIASDVQEVTSNASALSTTVASTFGGPLVKVAAFGYGVRRALGGRKEDVPGKASRRTVIVGRTVSRRSARGKRD; this comes from the coding sequence GTGCACACAGTGTCCGGTGGAGAGGTGGCCGGAATCCTGGTGGCTGTCTTCTGGGCGATCCTGGTCTCCTTCCTCGCCGTCGCGCTGGCGAGGCTGGCCCAGACGCTCAAGGCGACCACCAAGCTCGTGGCGGATGTGACCGATCAGGCCGTCCCGCTGCTGGCCGACGCCTCCGCGGCGGTGCGCTCCGCGCAGACCCAGATCGACCGCGTCGACTCGATCGCCTCCGACGTCCAGGAGGTCACGTCGAACGCCTCCGCGCTGTCGACCACCGTCGCCTCCACCTTCGGCGGCCCCCTGGTCAAGGTCGCCGCCTTCGGCTACGGCGTGCGCCGGGCCCTCGGCGGCCGCAAGGAGGACGTGCCCGGCAAGGCGTCGAGGCGCACCGTGATCGTGGGCCGCACGGTCTCTCGGCGCAGCGCCCGAGGGAAGAGGGACTGA
- the rpsD gene encoding 30S ribosomal protein S4: MANQSRPKVKKSRALGIALTPKAVKYFEARPYPPGEHGRGRKQNSDYKVRLLEKQRLRAQYDVSERQLVRAYERASKVQGKTGEALIIELERRLDALVLRSGIARTIYQARQMVVHGHIAVNGKKVDKPSFRVRPDDVVQVRERSKEKTLFTIAREGGFAPDGETPRYLQVNLKALAFRLDREPNRKEIPVICDEQLVVEYYAR, translated from the coding sequence GTGGCGAACCAGTCCCGCCCCAAGGTCAAGAAGTCGCGTGCCCTCGGCATCGCGCTCACCCCGAAGGCCGTCAAGTACTTCGAGGCCCGCCCGTACCCGCCCGGTGAGCACGGCCGTGGCCGCAAGCAGAACTCGGACTACAAGGTCCGTCTGCTCGAGAAGCAGCGCCTGCGCGCGCAGTACGACGTGTCCGAGCGCCAGCTCGTCCGCGCCTACGAGCGTGCCTCCAAGGTCCAGGGCAAGACCGGTGAGGCCCTGATCATCGAGCTGGAGCGCCGTCTCGACGCCCTGGTCCTGCGTTCGGGCATCGCCCGCACGATCTACCAGGCCCGCCAGATGGTCGTCCACGGCCACATCGCGGTCAACGGCAAGAAGGTCGACAAGCCCTCCTTCCGTGTCCGCCCGGACGACGTCGTGCAGGTCCGCGAGCGCTCCAAGGAGAAGACGCTCTTCACGATCGCCCGTGAAGGTGGCTTCGCCCCCGACGGCGAGACCCCGCGCTACCTCCAGGTGAACCTCAAGGCCCTGGCGTTCCGCCTGGACCGCGAGCCGAACCGCAAGGAGATCCCGGTGATCTGCGACGAGCAGCTCGTCGTCGAGTACTACGCCCGCTGA
- a CDS encoding replication-associated recombination protein A, with translation MEPDLFTAAAEERQEKEPSSSPLAVRMRPRTLDEVVGQQHLLKPGSPLRRLVGEASGPAGPSSVILWGPPGTGKTTLAYVVSKATNARFVELSAITAGVKEVRSVIDGARRASGGYGKETVLFLDEIHRFSKAQQDSLLPAVENRWVTLIAATTENPYFSVISPLLSRSLLLTLEPLTDDDIKGLVQRALTDERGLKGAVTLPEETESHLLRIAGGDARRALTALEAAAGAALDKGESEIGLTTLEETVDRAAVKYDRDGDQHYDVASALIKSIRGSDVDAALHYLARMIEAGEDPRFIARRLMISASEDIGLADPTALPIAVAAAQAVAMIGFPEAALTLSHATIALALAPKSNAATTAIGAALEDVRKGLAGPVPAHLRDSHYKGATKLGHGQGYVYPHDLPEGIAAQQYAPDALKDREYYEPTRHGAEARYADAVEWTRKNLGRKRS, from the coding sequence GTGGAGCCCGACCTGTTCACCGCCGCAGCAGAAGAACGCCAGGAGAAGGAGCCGTCCAGCAGCCCCCTGGCGGTGCGGATGCGCCCGCGCACCCTCGACGAGGTCGTGGGCCAGCAGCATCTGCTGAAGCCGGGCTCGCCCCTGCGCAGACTGGTCGGCGAGGCCTCCGGCCCGGCCGGCCCCTCCTCGGTGATCCTCTGGGGCCCGCCCGGCACCGGCAAGACCACGCTGGCGTACGTCGTCTCCAAGGCCACCAACGCCCGCTTCGTCGAACTGTCGGCGATCACCGCGGGCGTCAAGGAGGTCCGCTCGGTCATCGACGGCGCCCGCCGCGCCTCCGGCGGGTACGGCAAGGAGACCGTCCTCTTCCTCGACGAGATCCACCGCTTCAGCAAGGCCCAGCAGGACTCCCTGCTCCCGGCCGTCGAGAACCGCTGGGTGACACTGATCGCGGCCACGACGGAGAACCCGTACTTCTCGGTGATCTCCCCCCTGCTGTCCCGCTCCCTGCTGCTCACCCTCGAACCGCTCACGGACGACGACATCAAGGGCCTCGTCCAGCGAGCCCTGACCGACGAGCGCGGCCTCAAGGGCGCCGTCACCCTCCCCGAGGAGACCGAGAGCCACCTCCTGCGCATCGCCGGCGGCGACGCCCGCCGCGCCCTGACCGCCCTGGAGGCGGCCGCCGGAGCCGCCCTCGACAAGGGCGAGAGCGAGATCGGCCTGACCACCCTGGAGGAGACGGTCGACCGGGCCGCCGTGAAGTACGACCGCGACGGCGACCAGCACTACGACGTGGCCAGCGCCCTGATCAAGTCCATCCGCGGCTCCGACGTCGACGCCGCCCTGCACTACCTGGCCCGGATGATCGAGGCCGGCGAGGACCCCCGCTTCATCGCCCGCCGCCTGATGATCTCCGCCAGCGAGGACATCGGCCTCGCCGATCCGACCGCGCTGCCGATCGCGGTCGCCGCCGCCCAGGCAGTCGCCATGATCGGCTTCCCGGAGGCCGCCCTCACCCTCAGCCACGCCACCATCGCCCTCGCCTTGGCCCCCAAGTCCAACGCCGCGACCACCGCGATCGGCGCGGCCCTGGAGGACGTACGCAAGGGACTGGCCGGCCCCGTCCCGGCGCACCTGCGCGACAGTCACTACAAGGGCGCCACCAAGCTCGGCCACGGCCAGGGCTACGTCTACCCGCACGACCTGCCGGAGGGCATCGCCGCCCAGCAGTACGCCCCGGACGCCCTCAAGGACCGCGAGTACTACGAGCCGACCCGGCACGGCGCGGAGGCCCGCTACGCGGACGCGGTCGAGTGGACCCGGAAGAACCTCGGTCGAAAGCGGTCCTGA